The Streptomyces laurentii genome contains a region encoding:
- a CDS encoding hypothetical protein (identified by MetaGeneAnnotator; putative;~sequence version:1): MADILRHRPVGGEQRGYPARGKGTRLHLAVDATRTAGPGRSRLATSRPLSGTGLHAWEP; encoded by the coding sequence GTGGCCGACATCCTGCGCCACCGTCCCGTCGGCGGGGAGCAGCGCGGCTACCCCGCCCGGGGCAAGGGCACCCGCCTCCATCTCGCCGTCGACGCCACCCGCACCGCCGGGCCGGGACGGTCCCGACTGGCCACCAGCCGGCCCTTGAGCGGTACCGGGCTCCACGCCTGGGAACCCTGA
- a CDS encoding hypothetical protein (identified by MetaGeneAnnotator; putative;~sequence version:1) — protein sequence MEANNPRIPSSEAPRVSLHSTRRVYRAVNGYARVERAGSETPSTWFLRAAGEFDSDTVPCLREALGDARRDDAERILLDVSRVGFGDSTFLDALVEARRGPAGLVLVGPLPFQIRRLFEITGTLRLFPLVLLATDRGASGFV from the coding sequence ATGGAAGCGAACAACCCACGGATCCCGAGCAGCGAGGCGCCGCGTGTCTCCCTTCACTCCACGCGGCGCGTCTACCGAGCGGTGAACGGATACGCACGCGTCGAGCGTGCGGGCAGCGAGACACCCTCGACGTGGTTCCTCCGCGCGGCGGGCGAGTTCGACTCCGACACCGTCCCTTGCCTGCGCGAAGCGCTCGGCGATGCCCGCCGGGACGACGCCGAGCGGATCCTGCTCGATGTCTCCCGGGTGGGCTTCGGGGACTCCACCTTCCTCGACGCACTGGTCGAGGCGCGTCGCGGACCCGCCGGGCTCGTCCTCGTCGGGCCGCTTCCCTTCCAGATCCGGCGCCTGTTCGAGATCACGGGCACTCTGCGTCTGTTCCCCCTCGTCCTCCTCGCGACGGACCGCGGCGCCTCCGGCTTCGTCTGA
- a CDS encoding hypothetical protein (identified by MetaGeneAnnotator; putative;~sequence version:1) gives MDGRTTMTDANVFPHQVPAPPRLLPDEIHRSVEPGAALLRMETTGSRQSLLDGAWWPRSRDVEREVPPLLTALTEYLGPVTRVGLDASAWNGIPTRLVVDGRVVHLDSFPVGDDTVLITRGDNDHFSLMVVPPDTPPQAARTAMARAVDADNASQAAEILLAGPPRSAGPPTGAA, from the coding sequence GTGGACGGGCGGACCACCATGACCGACGCAAACGTTTTCCCCCACCAGGTCCCCGCGCCCCCGCGCCTCCTGCCGGACGAGATCCACCGCTCGGTCGAACCGGGCGCCGCGCTGCTCCGGATGGAGACGACGGGGTCCCGGCAGAGCCTTCTGGACGGCGCGTGGTGGCCGCGCTCGCGTGACGTCGAGCGGGAGGTCCCGCCGCTGCTCACCGCCCTGACCGAGTACCTCGGGCCCGTCACCCGGGTCGGCCTGGACGCCTCCGCCTGGAACGGCATCCCGACCCGCCTCGTCGTCGACGGCCGGGTCGTGCACCTCGATTCCTTCCCCGTCGGCGACGACACCGTCCTGATCACCCGCGGTGACAACGACCACTTCTCCTTGATGGTCGTCCCACCGGACACACCACCGCAGGCCGCCCGCACGGCCATGGCCCGCGCCGTCGACGCCGACAACGCCAGTCAGGCCGCCGAGATCCTCCTCGCCGGGCCGCCTCGGTCGGCGGGTCCGCCGACCGGGGCGGCCTGA
- a CDS encoding band 7 domain-containing protein (Band_7_stomatin_like: A subgroup of the band 7 domain of flotillin (reggie) like proteins similar to stomatin and podicin (two lipid raft-associated integral membrane proteins). Individual proteins ofthis band 7 domain family may cluster to form...; cd03403;~band 7 domain-containing protein [Amycolatopsis mediterranei U32];~identified by MetaGeneAnnotator; putative), translating into MGVLIVVLIVLAVIALVGLAMAVKIVRQYEKGVLFRFGRLIGVREPGLRLIVPFVDVLHRVSLRIVTMPIQSQGIITRDNVSVDVSAVAYYRVVDAVKSVIAVENVSAAINQIAQTTLRKVVGQHTLDETLSETDRINVDIREILDITTADWGVEVTLVELKDIQLPESMKRAMARQAEAEREKRAKIISAEGESMAAAALGDASDTMMSHPLALQLRNLQSLVEIGVDKNSTVVFPAPLMSTIGELGTFLARETAAAAQQDKTPADITEDTAVRSPADVSAKPS; encoded by the coding sequence GTGGGAGTGTTGATCGTGGTTCTGATCGTGCTGGCCGTGATCGCCCTGGTGGGGCTGGCGATGGCCGTCAAGATCGTCAGGCAGTACGAGAAGGGCGTGCTGTTCCGTTTCGGCCGGCTGATCGGTGTCCGGGAGCCGGGGCTGCGGCTGATCGTGCCGTTCGTGGACGTTCTGCACCGGGTGTCGTTGCGGATCGTCACCATGCCCATCCAGTCCCAGGGGATCATCACCCGCGACAACGTCAGCGTCGACGTCTCCGCGGTCGCCTACTACCGCGTCGTCGACGCCGTGAAGTCGGTCATCGCCGTCGAGAACGTCAGCGCGGCCATCAACCAGATCGCCCAGACCACCCTGCGCAAGGTCGTCGGACAGCACACCCTGGACGAGACCCTCTCGGAGACCGACCGCATCAACGTCGACATCCGCGAGATCCTCGACATCACCACCGCCGACTGGGGCGTCGAGGTCACCCTGGTCGAGCTGAAGGACATCCAGCTGCCCGAGAGCATGAAGCGCGCCATGGCCCGCCAGGCAGAGGCGGAGCGGGAGAAGAGGGCCAAGATCATCAGCGCCGAGGGCGAATCGATGGCCGCGGCGGCACTCGGCGACGCCTCCGACACCATGATGTCCCACCCGCTCGCCCTCCAGCTCCGCAACCTGCAGAGCCTGGTCGAGATCGGGGTGGACAAGAACAGCACCGTCGTCTTCCCCGCCCCTCTCATGAGCACCATCGGCGAACTCGGCACCTTCCTGGCCCGCGAAACGGCCGCCGCCGCACAGCAGGACAAGACGCCGGCGGACATCACCGAGGACACCGCTGTGCGGTCTCCAGCGGACGTATCCGCCAAGCCCTCCTGA
- a CDS encoding serine phosphatase rsbU, regulator of sigma subunit (Serine phosphatase RsbU, regulator of sigma subunit [Streptomyces venezuelae ATCC10712];~Stage II sporulation protein E (SpoIIE); pfam07228;~identified by MetaGeneAnnotator; putative), whose translation MTVGRHEDDGDPDRAESFGEMLLGGLLDQVHRLPPDRVGPALADTVARMGGREVRILLQDYGQRNLVPLAGDGLEDGDPVPIDGTEAGRCFLTSRAVEVPVADGVRVHAPLLDGGDQAGVLAVTLDAVADDARRLLRRLAALAAATLQTKNGYTDLFFQARRGEPMSVAAEIQWSLLPPLAMRMSRVAVAGVLEPAYDVAGDSFDYALNGDVLHLAMIDAMGHGLDAATMATVAIGAYRHARRISVELSEIYLFMDRAVAEQFAPDHFVTAQMLRLDTGTGRLQWVNAGHPAPLLIRDHRVVRRLNSPTTLPVGFGGDQPRVSEVALEPGDRILCFTDGLIEEHESGEEEFGEDQLIGWVNQLDRADREVHAVARDLSHTLKRARGEATSDDSTLLLVEWRG comes from the coding sequence ATGACCGTCGGACGCCACGAAGACGACGGGGATCCCGACCGCGCGGAGAGCTTCGGGGAGATGCTGCTGGGCGGGCTCCTGGACCAAGTCCACAGGCTGCCGCCCGACCGGGTCGGGCCGGCCCTCGCCGACACGGTCGCCCGGATGGGGGGCCGCGAGGTGCGGATCCTGCTCCAGGACTACGGGCAGCGGAATCTGGTCCCCCTCGCCGGGGACGGACTGGAGGACGGCGATCCCGTGCCCATCGACGGTACGGAGGCCGGCCGCTGCTTCCTCACCTCGCGCGCGGTCGAGGTGCCGGTGGCCGACGGCGTACGGGTCCATGCCCCGCTGCTGGACGGTGGCGACCAGGCAGGCGTCCTGGCCGTCACCCTGGACGCGGTCGCCGACGACGCCCGCCGCCTCCTGCGCAGGCTCGCGGCCCTGGCCGCCGCCACGCTGCAGACCAAGAACGGCTACACCGACCTCTTCTTCCAGGCCCGGCGCGGCGAACCGATGAGCGTCGCCGCCGAGATCCAGTGGTCCCTCCTGCCACCGCTCGCCATGAGGATGTCCCGCGTCGCAGTCGCCGGAGTCCTGGAACCCGCCTACGACGTGGCCGGCGACAGCTTCGACTACGCCCTGAACGGGGACGTCCTCCACCTCGCCATGATCGACGCCATGGGCCACGGCCTGGACGCGGCGACCATGGCGACCGTCGCCATCGGCGCGTACCGGCACGCCCGCCGCATCAGCGTCGAGCTGTCCGAGATCTATCTCTTCATGGACCGGGCCGTCGCCGAGCAGTTCGCCCCCGACCACTTCGTCACCGCGCAGATGCTCCGGCTCGACACCGGAACCGGCCGCCTCCAGTGGGTCAATGCCGGACACCCCGCCCCCCTGCTGATCCGCGACCACCGCGTCGTACGCCGCCTGAACAGCCCCACCACCCTCCCCGTCGGCTTCGGCGGAGACCAGCCACGGGTCAGCGAAGTGGCGCTCGAACCCGGGGACCGGATCCTCTGCTTCACCGACGGGCTGATCGAGGAACACGAGAGCGGCGAGGAGGAGTTCGGCGAGGACCAACTGATCGGCTGGGTGAATCAGCTGGACAGGGCGGACCGGGAGGTACACGCGGTGGCGCGGGACCTGTCCCACACCCTCAAACGGGCACGCGGCGAAGCCACTTCGGACGACTCCACGCTCCTCCTGGTCGAGTGGCGCGGGTGA
- a CDS encoding hypothetical protein (identified by MetaGeneAnnotator; putative;~sequence version:1), translating into MAASIRRHRTIRGPWAAAEARREMHGLVADALLAGKAVSEVTEADAMLVVSEPVSNAVRHAGGGCSVDLALRPDAMDIDVSDHSREPPRPQEPEP; encoded by the coding sequence ATGGCGGCCTCGATTCGACGGCACCGCACCATCCGTGGCCCGTGGGCCGCCGCCGAGGCACGCCGCGAGATGCACGGCCTCGTGGCCGATGCCCTCCTGGCGGGCAAGGCGGTCAGCGAGGTGACCGAGGCCGACGCGATGCTGGTGGTCAGCGAACCGGTGAGCAACGCCGTGCGTCATGCCGGGGGCGGATGCTCCGTGGACCTCGCCCTGCGACCGGACGCCATGGACATCGACGTGAGCGATCACAGCCGCGAACCACCGCGTCCCCAGGAGCCCGAGCCCTGA
- a CDS encoding PIG-H domain-containing protein (identified by MetaGeneAnnotator; putative;~sequence version:1) has protein sequence MSATPREAEPIRISAYPWQRGLGFRLVAVQSGTVLPALARTTEVRRYVSVRARYVRSPGADRFPSGGLRARTSPGVR, from the coding sequence ATGTCGGCCACTCCGCGGGAGGCGGAGCCGATCCGGATTTCGGCATACCCCTGGCAGCGGGGCCTCGGCTTCCGGCTCGTTGCGGTCCAGAGCGGCACCGTCCTTCCCGCCCTTGCCCGGACGACCGAAGTCAGGCGGTACGTCTCCGTACGCGCACGGTACGTCCGAAGCCCGGGCGCCGATCGGTTCCCCAGCGGAGGGCTGCGCGCCCGCACGTCCCCCGGGGTACGGTGA